The genomic region TCGAGCTGGTCATCATCCAGTAGCCGACCGCGCGGGCCCGGACCGGACCGTGGGCGAGGTTGGCGCCGAGCAGCGTGGCGCCGTTGGGCAGCACCAGCGCCGCGCCGATGCCCTGGACGATGCGCGCCCCGAGCAGCATGCCGAGGTTCGCGGACAGGGCGGCCGCGACGCCGCCGAGCGCGAAGACCGCCAGGCCGACCTGGAGGGTGGTGCGCGCGCCCCAGCGCTCGCCGAGCATGCCGCTCACCGGCATGGCGCTCGCCGCGACCAGCGGGAACATCGCGGTCAGCCACTGCAGGCCGCTCAGGCCGGCGCCCAGGTCGGCGCCGATCGTGGGGGCGGCCACGACCAGGGATGTCTGGTCGAACATCACGCAACCGACGCCGATGGCGCACATCAGGGCGACGACCACGGGCGAGCGCCCGGCGGGGGACGTCGCCGGGGCGGCGTCGCGGGGGGCGCTCGAAGCCACGCAGATCCTCCTGAGACTGTTGGAACAGCGTTACGCTACGCGTAACAGGCGTCGGAAGTGGGCACCGACGCCCCGACGGACTGGTCCGCTCCGTGCTGCTCGGCCCCGCTCGGCCCCGCTCGGCCGCGCAGTGTGGACAGGCGTGGGCAGACCATTGACGGCCTCGGGGAACGTCAGTAATGTCTCTGGAACAGCGTTTCGCACAGTGGAACAGAGCGGTCTCCACTGCCGAACCAGCTGGACGATCACTCGATGCGCCCGTGCGGCGCCGCCCTGAGGGAGACCCGGATGAGCCTGCAGTACCTCCGCGAGGTCGTGGTCGCCAGTGCCGACGTGGCGGCCTCCGTGCGCTTCCACCAGGAGGCCTTCGGCCTGGAGGTCCTGGACCGCGACGAGCAGGGCGGCGTGCTGCTCGGCGTCGCGGGCGCCCCCGCCGGGCACCTGCGTCTGGTGCCCGCCTCGACCGACGCCGCGACGCAGACCATGGCCGAGCCGCCCGCGGTCTGGGACCTCGGCGCCCGACTGCTGGGCATCTACTCCCACGACCTGGACGCCACCCACGCCGCGATGGCTCGCGCCGGGGGCGCCCCCCGGCCGCCGGTGACCTACCCGTACGGCGCCGCCAGCCTCTCCGAGCTCGTCGGCCGCGGCGTCGACGGCACCTGGTGGACGGTCCCGCTGGCGGTCCCCGGCGCCCACCGGCCGAGCGCGGCGTACGACGCGGACGCCGAGCGGCTGCACTCCGAGCTGCACACGGCAGTCCTGGTGGTCGAGGACCACGACGCGGCCGTCGCGTTCTTCGAGGCGGCCGGGCTGACGACGCTCTTCGACGGCGCCATGACCGGAGACCCGTTCGACCAGCTGGTCGGCATGCCCCTGGACGCCTCGCTGCGCCTGGCCTTCATGGTCGGCCCCCGGCACCTGCCGGCGCGCCTGGAGATCATGTCCTTCACCGGCGTCCCGACCGTGGACCGCAGCGCTGACGCCGTCGGGATCCGGCGCCTGGTCTTCGTCTCCGACGATCCCGCCGGCACCCTCGAGACCCTGACCGGTGCCGGCGCCCAGCCGGTCGCCGAGGGCGTCGTGCGCGGGCCGGTGGGCGTCGAGATCGAGGTCGTCGCCGAGGTTCCGGCGTGACCCGCACCGTCGTGGTCGTCGGCACCGGCGGCGCCGGGCTGGCCACCGCGATCGCCGCGGCCGAGGGCGGGGCGCGCGTCGAGCTCGTCGACAAGCAGGCGGCCATCGGCGGGATGCTGCACATCGCGAACGGGGAGTTCTCCGGTGCCGGCAGCCGCCGCCAGGCCGAGCGCGGCATCGAGGACAGCCCCCAGCGGCACCTCGCGGAGGTCCAGCGGATCTCCCACGGCCGGGTCGACGCCGACCTCGCCGAGCTCTCCGTGCGCCACCAGGGCGAGCTCGTCGACTGGCTCGACGACCTGGGCTTCGAGTTCCACCCCGACTGCCCCGGGCTGATCCACGGCCACGAGGTGTACGACGTGCCGCGCACCTACTGGGGCGTCGAGCACGGCCGCTCGGTGATCACGGTCCTGGAGCGGCTGCTCCTGGACCAGGTGCGCGCCGGCCGGATCCGGATGCACCTGTCCACGACCATGACCGGCCTGCGCCGCGACGGCGACCGGGTCGTCGGCGTCGAGGTGGAGCGGGACGGGGAGGCGGGCGTGATCGGCGGCGACGCCGTCGTGCTCGCGACCGGCGGCTACGACGCCAACCTCGAGCTGCGCAACCGGTTCCTGCCCGAGCACTGCCACTCGGTCCTGGTCGGCTGCCTGGACCACGCGACCGGCGACGGCCTGGTCCTCGCCGAGCAGCTGGGCGCCGCGGTCTCCGCCGACGGCATCTTCCTGCCGGTGATGGGCCTGATCCCGGACCCCGAGCGGCCCCGGCACGCGGTCGACTACCGCGAGGCGTTCGTCGAGATGGCCCCGGCCTACCGGACCCCCCACGAGATCTGGGTCAACAAGGACGGCCGCCGGTTCGTCGCCGAGGACACCACCAGCCCCGAGCGCCGCGAGCGCGAGCTGCTGCGCCAGCCGGACAACACCATGCACGTGGTCTTCGACGCCGGCGTCGTCGAGCACGCCCCGGTCAGCCTGATCCGCAACCCTGCCGACGAGTGGACGCCCGAGCGGTTCGCCGCGGCCTGCGAGACCAGTCCCTGGGTGACTCGCGGCGACTCCCTCGAGGAGCTCGCCGAGCGGCTCGGTGTCGACGCCGAGGCGCTGGGCCGGAGCGTCGCGGCGTACAACGCGGGGGTCGAGAGCGGGCAGGACGAGCTCGGCCGCACCACGTTGCCGCGCCGCCTGGACCAGGCGCCGTACTACGCGATCACGACCGTGGCCGCCTCGATCCTGTCCCGCGACGGCCTGGCCGTGGACACCGGGATGCGGGTCCTCGACACCGACGGGCAGCCCATCTCCGGGCTGCACGCCGTCGGCGAGGTCCTGGGCAACAACAAGTTCGCCGGCGACAACTACGTCGGCGGCATGAGCATCACCCCGGCCATGACCCTGGGCCGGCTGCTCGGCAGCCGGCTCGCCGCCGCCCAGCCCGAGACGCAGGCCGAGTCCCACCCCGTGAAGGAGAGCCGATGAGCGAGCCCTGTCTGGTCGGTGGCGTCGACGCCGCCTTTCTCGGGGTCAACGACCTCGACGCGCAGCTGGAGCTGTACGTCGGCCAGCTCGGCTGGGAGGTCGCCGAGCAGGGCGTGATCCCCGCCGCCGA from Nocardioides pantholopis harbors:
- a CDS encoding VOC family protein, which gives rise to MSLQYLREVVVASADVAASVRFHQEAFGLEVLDRDEQGGVLLGVAGAPAGHLRLVPASTDAATQTMAEPPAVWDLGARLLGIYSHDLDATHAAMARAGGAPRPPVTYPYGAASLSELVGRGVDGTWWTVPLAVPGAHRPSAAYDADAERLHSELHTAVLVVEDHDAAVAFFEAAGLTTLFDGAMTGDPFDQLVGMPLDASLRLAFMVGPRHLPARLEIMSFTGVPTVDRSADAVGIRRLVFVSDDPAGTLETLTGAGAQPVAEGVVRGPVGVEIEVVAEVPA
- a CDS encoding FAD-dependent oxidoreductase, which codes for MTRTVVVVGTGGAGLATAIAAAEGGARVELVDKQAAIGGMLHIANGEFSGAGSRRQAERGIEDSPQRHLAEVQRISHGRVDADLAELSVRHQGELVDWLDDLGFEFHPDCPGLIHGHEVYDVPRTYWGVEHGRSVITVLERLLLDQVRAGRIRMHLSTTMTGLRRDGDRVVGVEVERDGEAGVIGGDAVVLATGGYDANLELRNRFLPEHCHSVLVGCLDHATGDGLVLAEQLGAAVSADGIFLPVMGLIPDPERPRHAVDYREAFVEMAPAYRTPHEIWVNKDGRRFVAEDTTSPERRERELLRQPDNTMHVVFDAGVVEHAPVSLIRNPADEWTPERFAAACETSPWVTRGDSLEELAERLGVDAEALGRSVAAYNAGVESGQDELGRTTLPRRLDQAPYYAITTVAASILSRDGLAVDTGMRVLDTDGQPISGLHAVGEVLGNNKFAGDNYVGGMSITPAMTLGRLLGSRLAAAQPETQAESHPVKESR